A region from the Silene latifolia isolate original U9 population chromosome 7, ASM4854445v1, whole genome shotgun sequence genome encodes:
- the LOC141589646 gene encoding protein FAR1-RELATED SEQUENCE 5-like: MRAQVNNDGDGIDYSDHFTTTLFFASSLEAFNWAYEIGLRLGFGIKRASNKRVDRNTNLRQDYFVCQMGGRGPVNKDVDSLMRGNTATAWCKCKFSMKVIELEENKWKLVMRSGFHNHALTLYCDGGRYFAKFDEEELAYTDAQVRAHVRPTIISAGLHLRNPEKSRPNRRQIYNRSQKVRAEERDGRNPAQQMLALAVQHKYVHYWATYQETDELTHVFMAHPEAVKMFRSYYYVVLIDSTYKTNEYHLPLVEMVGVKPVGKRFVIAYALVTHESEDGYLWVLRKLKALLNDVVQPNAIVTDCEAGLLNAIPTVFPDSSHLLCLSHIYSDVETKALDITGQDSWAKHITCNLFEAVVEAETEDKFNVA; the protein is encoded by the coding sequence ATGCGTGCGCAGGTGAATAACGATGGAGACGGTATTGATTACTCAGATCATTTTACTACTACCTTGTTCTTTGCATCAAGTCTGGAAGCGTTTAATTGGGCATATGAAATCGGACTTCGactcgggtttggtataaaaaGAGCAAGCAACAAGAGAGTTGATCGTAACACGAATTTGAGACAAGATTATTTTGTTTGTCAGATGGGCGGAAGAGGTCCCGTAAATAAGGATGTCGATTCTTTAATGAGGGGTAACACGGCTACCGCGTGGTGCAAATGCAAATTTTCAATGAAAGTTATTGAATTAGAAGAGAATAAGTGGAAGCTTGTGATGAGATCCGGGTTTCATAATCATGCTTtaacgttgtattgtgacggcggCAGATACTTTGCAAAGTTTGATGAAGAGGAGTTGGCTTATACCGATGCTCAAGTTAGAGCTCATGTTAGACCGACAATTATTAGTGCGGGTTTGCATCTGCGGAATCCGGAAAAGTCAAGACCTAATCGGCGACAAATCTACAATCGTTCTCAGAAAGTAAGGGCCGAGGAAAGAGACGGGAGAAACCCGGCACAACAGATGTTAGCACTTGCGGTTCAGCATAAGTACGTTCATTATTGGGCCACTTATCAGGAGACCGATGAGCTAACCCACGTGTTCATGGCTCATCCAGAAGCCGTTAAGATGTTTCGATCATACTATTATGTGGTACTGATCGATTCCACGTACAAGACAAATGAATACCATCTTCCACTTGTTGAGATGGTTGGAGTCAAACCCGTCGGGAAGAGATTTGTCATCGCGTATGCTCTTGTGACGCATGAGTCCGAGGATGGATATCTGTGGGTCCTACGGAAACTGAAGGCCCTTCTCAATGATGTCGTTCAACCTAATGCTATTGTTACTGATTGTGAGGCAGGTTTGTTGAACGCGATTCCCACTGTTTTTCCGGATTCGTCTCACTTGCTATGTCTTTCGCATATATATTCTGACGTGGAGACGAAAGCACTTGATATCACGGGTCAGGATAGTTGGGCTAAGCACATAACTTGTAACTTGTTTGAAGCGGTTGTCGAGGCGGAGACCGAAGATAAGTTTAATGTGGCGTAg
- the LOC141589647 gene encoding secreted RxLR effector protein 161-like, protein MNECSAGIVPIQKGDKFSKMQCPRNELERKEMERIPYAFVVGSLNYVQTCTRPDISFAVGMLGRYQSNPGWTTESHKKVLRYLQGTKELMLTYRTSDHLEVIGYSIRLCRMC, encoded by the coding sequence ATGAATGAATGCTCCGCAGGGATAGTTCCTATACAGAAAGGGGACAAATTTAGTAAAATGCAATGTCCTCGTAATGAGCTGGAacgaaaagaaatggagagaattCCCTATGCATTTGTGGTTGGGAGTTTGAACTATGTTCAGAcatgtactcgaccagatatcaGCTTTGCTGTTGGAATGTTGGGTCGGTACCAAAGTAATCCCGGATGGACCACCGAAAGTCACAAAAAGGTCCTTAGGTACTTACAAGGCACTAAGGAGCTCATGCTTACTTATAGGACATCCGATCATCTTGAGGTGATTGGTTATTCGATTCGATTATGCCGGATGTGTTGA
- the LOC141591567 gene encoding beta-amyrin 28-monooxygenase-like, translated as MELFFLCGMVLFIFLSLISLFVLHNHRTARGYKLPPGKMGLPVIGESYDFLSTGWKGHPEKFIFSRLAKYEPSQIFKTSILGEKMAVMCGAACNKFLFSNENKLVEAWWPSSINKIFPPSTQTNSKEEAKKMRRLIPTFFKHEALQRYIPIMDKIAIRHMEDEWEGKDKVEVYPLAKRYTFWLACRIFVSMEDPVHVAKFADPFNDIASGIISIPIDLPGTPFNRGIKASNVVRRELRAIINQRKLDLADNKASPTQDILSHMLFNNIPDEDGRFMNELDIANKILALLIAGHDTASAACTFIVKFLAELPHIYEGVYKEQMEIAKSKAPGEHLTWDDIQKMKYSWNVACEVMRLAPPLQGAFREALSDFMYAGFQIPKGWKLYWNANSTHRNPKCFPEPEKFDPTRFEGSGPAPYTFVPFGGGPRMCPGKEYARLEILVFMHNIVKRFKWEKLIPDEGIVVNPLPTPAKGLPVRLHPHLQSPAA; from the exons aTGGAGCTCTTCTTCCTTTGTGGCATGGTTCTCTTCATCTTCCTATCTCTAATATCCCTTTTCGTCCTCCACAACCATCGTACTGCTCGGGGGTATAAATTACCCCCCGGCAAGATGGGACTGCCTGTGATAGGCGAGTCCTATGACTTCTTATCGACTGGGTGGAAAGGCCACCCAGAGAAGTTCATATTTAGTAGGTTGGCTAAATATGAGCCTAGTCAAATTTTCAAGACATCCATCTTAGGAGAAAAAATGGCGGTAATGTGTGGTGCGGCATGTAACAAATTCTTGTTCTCGAACGAGAACAAATTAGTCGAAGCTTGGTGGCCTAGCTCCATTAACAAGATCTTCCCTCCTTCTACTCAAACTAACTCTAAGGAAGAAGCTAAGAAAATGAGGAGACTCATTCCTACTTTCTTCAAGCATGAGGCATTACAAAG GTACATACCCATAATGGACAAGATCGCAATCCGACACATGGAAGACGAGTGGGAGGGTAAAGACAAAGTAGAAGTATACCCTCTAGCAAAACGTTACACATTTTGGTTAGCATGCCGTATATTCGTAAGCATGGAGGACCCGGTACATGTAGCTAAGTTCGCTGACCCGTTCAATGATATTGCATCAGGAATCATCTCGATTCCAATTGATCTCCCAGGAACGCCTTTTAATCGAGGGATCAAGGCGTCGAACGTGGTGAGACGAGAGCTGAGGGCGATTATAAATCAAAGGAAGTTGGATTTGGCGGACAACAAGGCGTCCCCTACGCAAGATATATTGTCACATATGTTGTTTAACAACATACCGGATGAAGACGGTCGATTTATGAATGAGTTGGATATTGCTAATAAAATTTTGGCATTGCTTATTGCTGGACATGATACTGCTAGTGCTGCTTGTACATTTATTGTTAAATTTCTAGCCGAACTCCCTCATATCTATGAAGGTGTTTATAAAG AGCAAATGGAGATAGCAAAGTCGAAAGCACCAGGCGAGCATCTAACATGGGATGACATACAGAAGATGAAGTATTCGTGGAATGTCGCGTGTGAAGTGATGCGTTTGGCACCTCCTCTTCAAGGTGCTTTTAGGGAAGCCCTCTCCGATTTCATGTATGCTGGTTTCCAAATTCCCAAGGGTTGGAAG TTATATTGGAATGCAAATTCAACACATAGGAACCCAAAATGCTTCCCAGAACCCGAGAAATTTGATCCGACAAGGTTCGAAGGGAGCGGTCCGGCACCATACACGTTTGTGCCATTCGGTGGAGGCCCAAGAATGTGCCCAGGAAAAGAGTATGCAAGGTTGGAAATATTAGTGTTCATGCACAATATTGTAAAGAGATTTAAATGGGAGAAACTTATTCCGGACGAGGGTATAGTCGTTAATCCCCTGCCTACTCCTGCTAAAGGCCTTCCTGTTCGCCTCCATCCTCATCTTCAATCTCCTGCAGCTTAA